A DNA window from Tamandua tetradactyla isolate mTamTet1 chromosome 22, mTamTet1.pri, whole genome shotgun sequence contains the following coding sequences:
- the PCDH10 gene encoding protocadherin-10 isoform X2 — translation MIVLLFFALLWMVEGAFAQLHYTVQEEQEHGTFVGNIAEDLGLDITKLSARRFQTVPNSRTPYLDLNLETGVLYVNEKIDREQICKQSPSCVLHLEVFLENPLELFRVEIEVLDINDNPPSFPEPDLTVEISESATPGTRFPLESAFDPDVGTNSLRDYEITPNSYFSLDVQTQGDGNRFAELVLEKPLDREQQAVHRYVLTAVDGGGGGGGAEAGGGGGGGGLPPQQQRTGTALLTVRVLDSNDNVPAFDQPVYTVSLPENSPPGTLVIQLNATDPDEGPNGEVVYSFSSHISPRARELFGLSPRTGRLEVSGELDYEDSPVYQVYVQAKDLGPNAVPAHCKVLVRVLDANDNAPEISFSTVKEAVSEGAAPGTVVALFSVTDRDSEENGQVQCELLGDVPFRLKSSFKNYYTIVTEAPLDREAGDSYTLTVVARDRGEPALSSSKSIQVQVSDVNDNAPRFSQPVYDVYVTENNVPGAYIYAVSATDRDEGANAQLAYSILECQIQGMSVFTYVSINSENGYLYALRSFDYEQLKDFSFQVEARDAGSPQALAGNATVNILIVDQNDNAPAIVAPLPGRNGTPAREVLPRSAEPGYLLTRVAAVDADDGENARLTYSVVRGNDMNLFRMDWRTGELRTARRVPAKRDPQRPYELVIEVRDHGQPPLSSTATLVVQLVDGAVDPQGGSGGGSGGAGEHPRPGRSGGGDTSLDLTLILIIALGSVSFIFLLAMIVLAVRCQKEKKLNIYTCLASDCCLCCCCCGGGGATCCGRQARARKKKLSKSDIMLVQSSNVPSNPAQVPVEESGGFGSHHHNQNYCYQVCLTPESAKTDLMFLKPCSPSRSTDTEHNPCGAIVTGYTDQQPDIISNGSILSNETKHQRAELSYLVDRPRRVNSSAFQEADIVSSKDSGHGDSEQGDSDHDATNRGQSAGMDLFSNCTEECKALGHSDRCWMPSFVPSDGRQAADYRSNLHVPGMDSVPDTEVFETPEAQPGAERSFSTFGKEKALHSSLERKELDGLLSNTRAPYKPPYLKHFHPLSYFVHWK, via the exons ATGATTGTGCTATTATTCTTTGCTTTGCTCTGGATGGTGGAGGGAGCGTTTGCCCAGCTTCACTACACGGTGCAGGAGGAGCAGGAACATGGCACTTTCGTGGGGAATATCGCTGAAGATCTGGGTTTGGACATTACAAAACTTTCGGCTCGCCGCTTTCAGACGGTGCCTAACTCGCGGACCCCTTATTTGGACCTCAACCTGGAGACCGGGGTGCTGTATGTGAACGAGAAGATAGACCGCGAGCAAATCTGCAAGCAGAGCCCCTCCTGCGTCCTGCACCTGGAGGTCTTCCTGGAGAACCCCCTGGAGCTGTTCCGGGTGGAGATCGAGGTCCTGGACATCAATGAcaaccctccctccttcccggagcCGGACCTGACCGTGGAGATCTCCGAGAGCGCCACGCCGGGGACCCGCTTCCCCTTGGAGAGCGCGTTCGACCCGGACGTGGGCACCAACTCCCTGCGCGACTACGAGATCACCCCCAACAGCTACTTCTCCCTGGACGTGCAGACCCAGGGGGATGGCAACCGATTCGCAGAGCTGGTGCTGGAGAAGCCGCTGGACCGCGAGCAGCAGGCGGTGCACCGCTACGTGCTGACCGCGGTGGACGGGGGCGGAGGGGGGGGAGGCGCGGAGGCAGGGGgaggcggcgggggcgggggcctgCCCCCCCAGCAGCAGCGCACCGGCACGGCCCTGCTCACCGTCCGGGTGCTGGACTCGAACGACAACGTGCCCGCCTTCGACCAGCCGGTCTACACGGTGTCCCTGCCGGAGAACTCGCCCCCGGGCACGCTGGTCATCCAGCTCAACGCCACGGACCCGGACGAGGGCCCCAACGGCGAGGTGGTGTACTCCTTCAGCAGCCACATCTCGCCCCGAGCGCGGGAACTCTTCGGCCTGTCGCCGCGCACCGGGCGCCTGGAGGTGAGCGGCGAACTGGACTACGAGGACAGCCCGGTGTACCAGGTGTACGTGCAGGCCAAGGACCTGGGTCCCAACGCGGTGCCCGCGCACTGCAAGGTGCTGGTGCGGGTGCTGGACGCCAACGACAACGCCCCGGAGATCAGCTTCAGCACCGTGAAGGAGGCGGTGAGCGAGGGCGCGGCGCCGGGCACCGTGGTGGCCCTGTTCAGCGTCACCGACCGCGACTCGGAGGAGAACGGGCAGGTGCAGTGCGAGCTGCTGGGGGACGTGCCGTTCCGCCTCAAGTCCTCCTTCAAGAACTATTACACCATCGTGACCGAGGCGCCGCTGGACCGAGAGGCGGGCGACTCCTACACGCTGACCGTGGTGGCCCGGGACAGAGGCGAGCCGGCCCTGTCCAGCAGCAAGTCGATCCAGGTGCAGGTGTCAGACGTGAACGACAACGCGCCGCGCTTCAGCCAGCCGGTCTACGACGTGTATGTGACCGAGAACAACGTGCCGGGCGCCTACATTTACGCCGTGAGCGCCACCGACCGCGACGAGGGCGCCAACGCCCAGCTGGCCTACTCCATTCTCGAGTGCCAGATCCAGGGCATGAGCGTCTTCACCTACGTGTCCATCAACTCCGAGAACGGCTACCTGTACGCCCTGCGCTCCTTCGACTACGAGCAGCTCAAGGACTTCAGCTTCCAGGTGGAGGCCCGGGACGCCGGCAGCCCCCAGGCGCTGGCGGGCAACGCCACCGTGAACATCCTCATCGTGGACCAGAACGACAACGCCCCCGCCATCGTGGCGCCACTTCCCGGGCGCAACGGGACCCCGGCGCGCGAGGTGCTGCCCCGCTCGGCGGAGCCGGGCTACCTGCTGACCCGCGTGGCCGCGGTGGACGCCGACGACGGCGAGAACGCCCGCCTCACCTACAGCGTCGTGCGGGGCAACGACATGAACCTGTTCCGCATGGACTGGCGCACCGGGGAGCTCCGCACGGCGCGCCGGGTGCCGGCCAAGCGCGACCCCCAGCGGCCTTACGAGCTGGTGATCGAGGTGCGCGACCACGGGCAGCCGCCCCTGTCCTCCACCGCCACCCTGGTGGTGCAGCTGGTGGACGGCGCCGTGGACCCCCAGGGCGGGAGCGGGGGCGGCAGTGGGGGGGCCGGGGAGCACCCGCGCCCGGGCCGCTCCGGCGGCGGGGACACCTCGCTCGACCTCACCCTCATCCTCATCATCGCGCTGGGCTCGGTGTCCTTCATCTTCCTGCTGGCTATGATCGTGCTGGCCGTGCGCtgccaaaaggagaagaaactcAACATTTACACGTGCCTGGCTAGCGACTGctgcctctgctgctgctgctgcggcGGGGGCGGCGCGACCTGCTGCGGTCGCCAAGCCCGGGCGCGCAAGAAGAAGCTGAGCAAGTCGGACATCATGTTGGTGCAGAGCTCCAACGTACCCAGCAACCCTGCCCAGGTGCCCGTGGAGGAGTCTGGGGGCTTTGGCTCCCACCACCATAACCAGAATTACTGCTACCAGGTCTGCCTGACCCCAGAGTCCGCCAAGACCGACCTGATGTTCCTGAAGCCCTGCAGCCCCTCGCGGAGCACGGACACTGAGCACAACCCCTGCGGGGCCATAGTCACCGGCTATACCGACCAGCAACCCGACATCATCTCCAACGGGAGCATTTTGTCCAACGAG actAAACACCAGCGAGCAGAGCTCAGCTATCTAGTTGACAGACCTCGTCGAGTTAACAG TTCTGCATTCCAGGAAGCTGACATAGTAAGCTCTAAGGACAGTGGACATGGGGACAGTGAGCAGGGAGACAGTGATCATGATGCCACCAACCGCGGCCAGTCAGCTG gtATGGATCTCTTCTCCAATTGTACCGAGGAATGTAAAGCACTGGGCCACTCAGATCGGTGCTGGATGCCTTCTTTTGTCCCTTCTGATGGACGTCAGGCTGCCGATTACCGCAGCAATCTGCATGTTCCCGGCATGGACTCTGTTCCAGACACTGAGGTGTTTGAAACTCCAGAAGCCCAGCCTGGGGCGGAGCGTTCCTTCTCCACCTTTGGCAAGGAGAAGGCCCTTCATAGTAGTCTGGAGAGGAAGGAGCTGGATGGACTACTGTCTAATACACGAGCGCCTTACAAACCACCCTATTTGA aacatttccatcctctttcttattttgtacaTTGGAAGTAA
- the PCDH10 gene encoding protocadherin-10 isoform X1: MIVLLFFALLWMVEGAFAQLHYTVQEEQEHGTFVGNIAEDLGLDITKLSARRFQTVPNSRTPYLDLNLETGVLYVNEKIDREQICKQSPSCVLHLEVFLENPLELFRVEIEVLDINDNPPSFPEPDLTVEISESATPGTRFPLESAFDPDVGTNSLRDYEITPNSYFSLDVQTQGDGNRFAELVLEKPLDREQQAVHRYVLTAVDGGGGGGGAEAGGGGGGGGLPPQQQRTGTALLTVRVLDSNDNVPAFDQPVYTVSLPENSPPGTLVIQLNATDPDEGPNGEVVYSFSSHISPRARELFGLSPRTGRLEVSGELDYEDSPVYQVYVQAKDLGPNAVPAHCKVLVRVLDANDNAPEISFSTVKEAVSEGAAPGTVVALFSVTDRDSEENGQVQCELLGDVPFRLKSSFKNYYTIVTEAPLDREAGDSYTLTVVARDRGEPALSSSKSIQVQVSDVNDNAPRFSQPVYDVYVTENNVPGAYIYAVSATDRDEGANAQLAYSILECQIQGMSVFTYVSINSENGYLYALRSFDYEQLKDFSFQVEARDAGSPQALAGNATVNILIVDQNDNAPAIVAPLPGRNGTPAREVLPRSAEPGYLLTRVAAVDADDGENARLTYSVVRGNDMNLFRMDWRTGELRTARRVPAKRDPQRPYELVIEVRDHGQPPLSSTATLVVQLVDGAVDPQGGSGGGSGGAGEHPRPGRSGGGDTSLDLTLILIIALGSVSFIFLLAMIVLAVRCQKEKKLNIYTCLASDCCLCCCCCGGGGATCCGRQARARKKKLSKSDIMLVQSSNVPSNPAQVPVEESGGFGSHHHNQNYCYQVCLTPESAKTDLMFLKPCSPSRSTDTEHNPCGAIVTGYTDQQPDIISNGSILSNETKHQRAELSYLVDRPRRVNSSAFQEADIVSSKDSGHGDSEQGDSDHDATNRGQSAGMDLFSNCTEECKALGHSDRCWMPSFVPSDGRQAADYRSNLHVPGMDSVPDTEVFETPEAQPGAERSFSTFGKEKALHSSLERKELDGLLSNTRAPYKPPYLSKYYTKGCMKVFSLRK, translated from the exons ATGATTGTGCTATTATTCTTTGCTTTGCTCTGGATGGTGGAGGGAGCGTTTGCCCAGCTTCACTACACGGTGCAGGAGGAGCAGGAACATGGCACTTTCGTGGGGAATATCGCTGAAGATCTGGGTTTGGACATTACAAAACTTTCGGCTCGCCGCTTTCAGACGGTGCCTAACTCGCGGACCCCTTATTTGGACCTCAACCTGGAGACCGGGGTGCTGTATGTGAACGAGAAGATAGACCGCGAGCAAATCTGCAAGCAGAGCCCCTCCTGCGTCCTGCACCTGGAGGTCTTCCTGGAGAACCCCCTGGAGCTGTTCCGGGTGGAGATCGAGGTCCTGGACATCAATGAcaaccctccctccttcccggagcCGGACCTGACCGTGGAGATCTCCGAGAGCGCCACGCCGGGGACCCGCTTCCCCTTGGAGAGCGCGTTCGACCCGGACGTGGGCACCAACTCCCTGCGCGACTACGAGATCACCCCCAACAGCTACTTCTCCCTGGACGTGCAGACCCAGGGGGATGGCAACCGATTCGCAGAGCTGGTGCTGGAGAAGCCGCTGGACCGCGAGCAGCAGGCGGTGCACCGCTACGTGCTGACCGCGGTGGACGGGGGCGGAGGGGGGGGAGGCGCGGAGGCAGGGGgaggcggcgggggcgggggcctgCCCCCCCAGCAGCAGCGCACCGGCACGGCCCTGCTCACCGTCCGGGTGCTGGACTCGAACGACAACGTGCCCGCCTTCGACCAGCCGGTCTACACGGTGTCCCTGCCGGAGAACTCGCCCCCGGGCACGCTGGTCATCCAGCTCAACGCCACGGACCCGGACGAGGGCCCCAACGGCGAGGTGGTGTACTCCTTCAGCAGCCACATCTCGCCCCGAGCGCGGGAACTCTTCGGCCTGTCGCCGCGCACCGGGCGCCTGGAGGTGAGCGGCGAACTGGACTACGAGGACAGCCCGGTGTACCAGGTGTACGTGCAGGCCAAGGACCTGGGTCCCAACGCGGTGCCCGCGCACTGCAAGGTGCTGGTGCGGGTGCTGGACGCCAACGACAACGCCCCGGAGATCAGCTTCAGCACCGTGAAGGAGGCGGTGAGCGAGGGCGCGGCGCCGGGCACCGTGGTGGCCCTGTTCAGCGTCACCGACCGCGACTCGGAGGAGAACGGGCAGGTGCAGTGCGAGCTGCTGGGGGACGTGCCGTTCCGCCTCAAGTCCTCCTTCAAGAACTATTACACCATCGTGACCGAGGCGCCGCTGGACCGAGAGGCGGGCGACTCCTACACGCTGACCGTGGTGGCCCGGGACAGAGGCGAGCCGGCCCTGTCCAGCAGCAAGTCGATCCAGGTGCAGGTGTCAGACGTGAACGACAACGCGCCGCGCTTCAGCCAGCCGGTCTACGACGTGTATGTGACCGAGAACAACGTGCCGGGCGCCTACATTTACGCCGTGAGCGCCACCGACCGCGACGAGGGCGCCAACGCCCAGCTGGCCTACTCCATTCTCGAGTGCCAGATCCAGGGCATGAGCGTCTTCACCTACGTGTCCATCAACTCCGAGAACGGCTACCTGTACGCCCTGCGCTCCTTCGACTACGAGCAGCTCAAGGACTTCAGCTTCCAGGTGGAGGCCCGGGACGCCGGCAGCCCCCAGGCGCTGGCGGGCAACGCCACCGTGAACATCCTCATCGTGGACCAGAACGACAACGCCCCCGCCATCGTGGCGCCACTTCCCGGGCGCAACGGGACCCCGGCGCGCGAGGTGCTGCCCCGCTCGGCGGAGCCGGGCTACCTGCTGACCCGCGTGGCCGCGGTGGACGCCGACGACGGCGAGAACGCCCGCCTCACCTACAGCGTCGTGCGGGGCAACGACATGAACCTGTTCCGCATGGACTGGCGCACCGGGGAGCTCCGCACGGCGCGCCGGGTGCCGGCCAAGCGCGACCCCCAGCGGCCTTACGAGCTGGTGATCGAGGTGCGCGACCACGGGCAGCCGCCCCTGTCCTCCACCGCCACCCTGGTGGTGCAGCTGGTGGACGGCGCCGTGGACCCCCAGGGCGGGAGCGGGGGCGGCAGTGGGGGGGCCGGGGAGCACCCGCGCCCGGGCCGCTCCGGCGGCGGGGACACCTCGCTCGACCTCACCCTCATCCTCATCATCGCGCTGGGCTCGGTGTCCTTCATCTTCCTGCTGGCTATGATCGTGCTGGCCGTGCGCtgccaaaaggagaagaaactcAACATTTACACGTGCCTGGCTAGCGACTGctgcctctgctgctgctgctgcggcGGGGGCGGCGCGACCTGCTGCGGTCGCCAAGCCCGGGCGCGCAAGAAGAAGCTGAGCAAGTCGGACATCATGTTGGTGCAGAGCTCCAACGTACCCAGCAACCCTGCCCAGGTGCCCGTGGAGGAGTCTGGGGGCTTTGGCTCCCACCACCATAACCAGAATTACTGCTACCAGGTCTGCCTGACCCCAGAGTCCGCCAAGACCGACCTGATGTTCCTGAAGCCCTGCAGCCCCTCGCGGAGCACGGACACTGAGCACAACCCCTGCGGGGCCATAGTCACCGGCTATACCGACCAGCAACCCGACATCATCTCCAACGGGAGCATTTTGTCCAACGAG actAAACACCAGCGAGCAGAGCTCAGCTATCTAGTTGACAGACCTCGTCGAGTTAACAG TTCTGCATTCCAGGAAGCTGACATAGTAAGCTCTAAGGACAGTGGACATGGGGACAGTGAGCAGGGAGACAGTGATCATGATGCCACCAACCGCGGCCAGTCAGCTG gtATGGATCTCTTCTCCAATTGTACCGAGGAATGTAAAGCACTGGGCCACTCAGATCGGTGCTGGATGCCTTCTTTTGTCCCTTCTGATGGACGTCAGGCTGCCGATTACCGCAGCAATCTGCATGTTCCCGGCATGGACTCTGTTCCAGACACTGAGGTGTTTGAAACTCCAGAAGCCCAGCCTGGGGCGGAGCGTTCCTTCTCCACCTTTGGCAAGGAGAAGGCCCTTCATAGTAGTCTGGAGAGGAAGGAGCTGGATGGACTACTGTCTAATACACGAGCGCCTTACAAACCACCCTATTTGAGTAAGTATTACACAAAAGGCTGTATGAAAGTATTCTCTTTGAGGAAGTAA
- the PCDH10 gene encoding protocadherin-10 isoform X3, with product MIVLLFFALLWMVEGAFAQLHYTVQEEQEHGTFVGNIAEDLGLDITKLSARRFQTVPNSRTPYLDLNLETGVLYVNEKIDREQICKQSPSCVLHLEVFLENPLELFRVEIEVLDINDNPPSFPEPDLTVEISESATPGTRFPLESAFDPDVGTNSLRDYEITPNSYFSLDVQTQGDGNRFAELVLEKPLDREQQAVHRYVLTAVDGGGGGGGAEAGGGGGGGGLPPQQQRTGTALLTVRVLDSNDNVPAFDQPVYTVSLPENSPPGTLVIQLNATDPDEGPNGEVVYSFSSHISPRARELFGLSPRTGRLEVSGELDYEDSPVYQVYVQAKDLGPNAVPAHCKVLVRVLDANDNAPEISFSTVKEAVSEGAAPGTVVALFSVTDRDSEENGQVQCELLGDVPFRLKSSFKNYYTIVTEAPLDREAGDSYTLTVVARDRGEPALSSSKSIQVQVSDVNDNAPRFSQPVYDVYVTENNVPGAYIYAVSATDRDEGANAQLAYSILECQIQGMSVFTYVSINSENGYLYALRSFDYEQLKDFSFQVEARDAGSPQALAGNATVNILIVDQNDNAPAIVAPLPGRNGTPAREVLPRSAEPGYLLTRVAAVDADDGENARLTYSVVRGNDMNLFRMDWRTGELRTARRVPAKRDPQRPYELVIEVRDHGQPPLSSTATLVVQLVDGAVDPQGGSGGGSGGAGEHPRPGRSGGGDTSLDLTLILIIALGSVSFIFLLAMIVLAVRCQKEKKLNIYTCLASDCCLCCCCCGGGGATCCGRQARARKKKLSKSDIMLVQSSNVPSNPAQVPVEESGGFGSHHHNQNYCYQVCLTPESAKTDLMFLKPCSPSRSTDTEHNPCGAIVTGYTDQQPDIISNGSILSNETKHQRAELSYLVDRPRRVNSSAFQEADIVSSKDSGHGDSEQGDSDHDATNRGQSAGMDLFSNCTEECKALGHSDRCWMPSFVPSDGRQAADYRSNLHVPGMDSVPDTEVFETPEAQPGAERSFSTFGKEKALHSSLERKELDGLLSNTRAPYKPPYLTRKRIC from the exons ATGATTGTGCTATTATTCTTTGCTTTGCTCTGGATGGTGGAGGGAGCGTTTGCCCAGCTTCACTACACGGTGCAGGAGGAGCAGGAACATGGCACTTTCGTGGGGAATATCGCTGAAGATCTGGGTTTGGACATTACAAAACTTTCGGCTCGCCGCTTTCAGACGGTGCCTAACTCGCGGACCCCTTATTTGGACCTCAACCTGGAGACCGGGGTGCTGTATGTGAACGAGAAGATAGACCGCGAGCAAATCTGCAAGCAGAGCCCCTCCTGCGTCCTGCACCTGGAGGTCTTCCTGGAGAACCCCCTGGAGCTGTTCCGGGTGGAGATCGAGGTCCTGGACATCAATGAcaaccctccctccttcccggagcCGGACCTGACCGTGGAGATCTCCGAGAGCGCCACGCCGGGGACCCGCTTCCCCTTGGAGAGCGCGTTCGACCCGGACGTGGGCACCAACTCCCTGCGCGACTACGAGATCACCCCCAACAGCTACTTCTCCCTGGACGTGCAGACCCAGGGGGATGGCAACCGATTCGCAGAGCTGGTGCTGGAGAAGCCGCTGGACCGCGAGCAGCAGGCGGTGCACCGCTACGTGCTGACCGCGGTGGACGGGGGCGGAGGGGGGGGAGGCGCGGAGGCAGGGGgaggcggcgggggcgggggcctgCCCCCCCAGCAGCAGCGCACCGGCACGGCCCTGCTCACCGTCCGGGTGCTGGACTCGAACGACAACGTGCCCGCCTTCGACCAGCCGGTCTACACGGTGTCCCTGCCGGAGAACTCGCCCCCGGGCACGCTGGTCATCCAGCTCAACGCCACGGACCCGGACGAGGGCCCCAACGGCGAGGTGGTGTACTCCTTCAGCAGCCACATCTCGCCCCGAGCGCGGGAACTCTTCGGCCTGTCGCCGCGCACCGGGCGCCTGGAGGTGAGCGGCGAACTGGACTACGAGGACAGCCCGGTGTACCAGGTGTACGTGCAGGCCAAGGACCTGGGTCCCAACGCGGTGCCCGCGCACTGCAAGGTGCTGGTGCGGGTGCTGGACGCCAACGACAACGCCCCGGAGATCAGCTTCAGCACCGTGAAGGAGGCGGTGAGCGAGGGCGCGGCGCCGGGCACCGTGGTGGCCCTGTTCAGCGTCACCGACCGCGACTCGGAGGAGAACGGGCAGGTGCAGTGCGAGCTGCTGGGGGACGTGCCGTTCCGCCTCAAGTCCTCCTTCAAGAACTATTACACCATCGTGACCGAGGCGCCGCTGGACCGAGAGGCGGGCGACTCCTACACGCTGACCGTGGTGGCCCGGGACAGAGGCGAGCCGGCCCTGTCCAGCAGCAAGTCGATCCAGGTGCAGGTGTCAGACGTGAACGACAACGCGCCGCGCTTCAGCCAGCCGGTCTACGACGTGTATGTGACCGAGAACAACGTGCCGGGCGCCTACATTTACGCCGTGAGCGCCACCGACCGCGACGAGGGCGCCAACGCCCAGCTGGCCTACTCCATTCTCGAGTGCCAGATCCAGGGCATGAGCGTCTTCACCTACGTGTCCATCAACTCCGAGAACGGCTACCTGTACGCCCTGCGCTCCTTCGACTACGAGCAGCTCAAGGACTTCAGCTTCCAGGTGGAGGCCCGGGACGCCGGCAGCCCCCAGGCGCTGGCGGGCAACGCCACCGTGAACATCCTCATCGTGGACCAGAACGACAACGCCCCCGCCATCGTGGCGCCACTTCCCGGGCGCAACGGGACCCCGGCGCGCGAGGTGCTGCCCCGCTCGGCGGAGCCGGGCTACCTGCTGACCCGCGTGGCCGCGGTGGACGCCGACGACGGCGAGAACGCCCGCCTCACCTACAGCGTCGTGCGGGGCAACGACATGAACCTGTTCCGCATGGACTGGCGCACCGGGGAGCTCCGCACGGCGCGCCGGGTGCCGGCCAAGCGCGACCCCCAGCGGCCTTACGAGCTGGTGATCGAGGTGCGCGACCACGGGCAGCCGCCCCTGTCCTCCACCGCCACCCTGGTGGTGCAGCTGGTGGACGGCGCCGTGGACCCCCAGGGCGGGAGCGGGGGCGGCAGTGGGGGGGCCGGGGAGCACCCGCGCCCGGGCCGCTCCGGCGGCGGGGACACCTCGCTCGACCTCACCCTCATCCTCATCATCGCGCTGGGCTCGGTGTCCTTCATCTTCCTGCTGGCTATGATCGTGCTGGCCGTGCGCtgccaaaaggagaagaaactcAACATTTACACGTGCCTGGCTAGCGACTGctgcctctgctgctgctgctgcggcGGGGGCGGCGCGACCTGCTGCGGTCGCCAAGCCCGGGCGCGCAAGAAGAAGCTGAGCAAGTCGGACATCATGTTGGTGCAGAGCTCCAACGTACCCAGCAACCCTGCCCAGGTGCCCGTGGAGGAGTCTGGGGGCTTTGGCTCCCACCACCATAACCAGAATTACTGCTACCAGGTCTGCCTGACCCCAGAGTCCGCCAAGACCGACCTGATGTTCCTGAAGCCCTGCAGCCCCTCGCGGAGCACGGACACTGAGCACAACCCCTGCGGGGCCATAGTCACCGGCTATACCGACCAGCAACCCGACATCATCTCCAACGGGAGCATTTTGTCCAACGAG actAAACACCAGCGAGCAGAGCTCAGCTATCTAGTTGACAGACCTCGTCGAGTTAACAG TTCTGCATTCCAGGAAGCTGACATAGTAAGCTCTAAGGACAGTGGACATGGGGACAGTGAGCAGGGAGACAGTGATCATGATGCCACCAACCGCGGCCAGTCAGCTG gtATGGATCTCTTCTCCAATTGTACCGAGGAATGTAAAGCACTGGGCCACTCAGATCGGTGCTGGATGCCTTCTTTTGTCCCTTCTGATGGACGTCAGGCTGCCGATTACCGCAGCAATCTGCATGTTCCCGGCATGGACTCTGTTCCAGACACTGAGGTGTTTGAAACTCCAGAAGCCCAGCCTGGGGCGGAGCGTTCCTTCTCCACCTTTGGCAAGGAGAAGGCCCTTCATAGTAGTCTGGAGAGGAAGGAGCTGGATGGACTACTGTCTAATACACGAGCGCCTTACAAACCACCCTATTTGA